From Astatotilapia calliptera chromosome 19, fAstCal1.2, whole genome shotgun sequence, a single genomic window includes:
- the jade1 gene encoding protein Jade-1 isoform X1, with the protein MPELRRQVTMKRSRHPSSSDDSDNGRKKKRKRNKCSRWTNIKEKQKKSCSPRNRRQSRDRRNVWTFKDILAGNSTCWSQHSSQHRRWTGQKPSEVFRTDLITAMKVHDSYQLNTEDYYVLADPWRQEWEKGVQVPVSPHSIPQPVVRVLSEKGKETMFGRPKKLIRTSGTEVLGYVDIRTLAEGMCRYDLNEEDVAWLQVINEEFTEMAIPPLDEITMERVMEEFERCCHENMTHAMETEEGLGIEYDEDVVCDVCQSPDGEDNNEMVFCDKCNICVHQACYGIQKVPKGSWLCRICALGILPKCQLCPKKGGAMKPTRSGTKWVHVSCALWIPEVSIGNPEKMEPITNVSHIPSNRWALICCLCKEKTGACIQCSAKNCRTSFHVTCGLHANLEMNTILTDDDEVKFKSYCPKHSGLEGDESRDRDSGDEEKESARDKKGRRRVKVLEEEDAASPSSSSCVAPQLIDRALTNPEALSKEEKRVNLRKLKLQEMEEEFYQFVDVEEVTSNLKLVPEVVDFLYQYWKLKRKANFNQPLLTPKKDEEESLARREQEVLLRRLQLFTHLRQDLERVRNLTYMVTRREKMKRSLWKVQEQIFQHQVRLLDHELLSGDPSAKDLEKLFSLGWLSSQGSQSSSSWSPSGLKTKRKEKRKSSERKSLPNSPHTQKKDNLSKASETRDSKSSQIKEAAAMEARIQHISQETPFKKLPKPEVIQEPAVSKLPKHESRKGPRREAAEPELEARRKRDIEHEQEERRRKKGNDSTESFTSQGKNRFGLKHLEKTVSIRLVDIRNSDSDNYFIDEGIKRSPVSPDVTSNTKCNKASTVSDTAPSAKTNGWLRRASADSSHASNGPEAAQLRSWGKFRIPKRSEKPASITEQKQAELHKPLLRPLTNTPKPSYPRTRLRTGTENEDYTSDSKAGDGELEPCLKRCHSHQLRGDSSLSRRYVSDIIRRGVLAS; encoded by the exons ATGCCGGAGCTCCGCAGACAGGTGACAATGAAGAGAAGCAGACACCCCAGCAGCAGCGATGACTCGGACAATGGAA gaaagaagaaaagaaagagaaacaagtGCAGTAGATGGACAAACataaaggaaaagcaaaagaagTCATGTAGTCCGAGAAACAGGAGACAGAGTAGGGACAGGAGGAATGTTTGGACCTTTAAAGACATCCTGGCAG GTAATTCCACCTGCTGGTCCCAGCATTCATCGCAGCACAGGAGGTGGACTGGGCAGAAACCCTCTGAG GTTTTCAGGACGGACCTGATCACGGCCATGAAAGTGCACGACTCGTATCAGCTGAACACCGAGGACTACTACGTCCTAGCTGACCCATGGAGGCAGGAGTGGGAGAAGGGCGTCCAGGTCCCCGTCAGCCCCCACTCCATCCCACAGCCTGTTGTGAG GGTGCTGTCCGAGAAAGGAAAGGAGACGATGTTTGGTAGGCCAAAGAAGTTGATCCGGACATCAGGCACAGAAGTGCTCGGCTACGTGGACATCCGCACGCTGGCGGAGGGGATGTGTCGCTACGACCTGAACGAGGAAGATGTGGCCTGGCTGCAGGTCATAAATGAAGAGTTTACAGAGATGG CTATTCCGCCACTGGATGAAATCACCATGGAGCGTGTGATGGAAGAGTTTGAGCGCTGCTGCCACGAAAACATGACGCACGCCATGGAGACCGAGGAGGGGTTAGGCATCGAGTATGACGAGGATGTGGTGTGCGATGTTTGCCAGTCACCTGACGGGGAGGACAACAACGAGATGGTGTTCTGTGACAAGTGCAACATCTGCGTTCACCAG GCGTGTTACGGCATCCAGAAAGTCCCTAAGGGCAGCTGGTTGTGTCGGATCTGTGCCCTCGGCATCCTGCCAAAGTGCCAGTTGTGTCCCAAAAAGGGCGGAGCCATGAAGCCCACCCGAAGTGGAACTAAGTGGGTCCACGTCAGCTGTGCCTTGTGGATTCCAGAG GTGAGCATTGGGAATCCAGAGAAGATGGAGCCGATCACCAATGTGTCCCATATTCCCAGCAACAGATGGGCTCTGATCTGCTGCCTCTGCAAAGAGAAGACTGGCGCATGCATTCAG tgTTCAGCAAAAAATTGCCGGACTTCCTTCCACGTGACGTGCGGCCTCCACGCCAACCTTGAAATGAACACTATCCTCACAGATGACGATGAGGTCAAGTTCAAGTCTTACTGCCCCAAACATTCTGGGCTTGAGGGTGACGAGTCCAGGGACCGCGACTCGGGTGACGAGGAGAAGGAGAGTGCCAGAGACAAGAAGGgcaggaggagagtgaaggtgttAGAGGAGGAAGATGCTGCCTCCCCCTCTTCATCTTCCTGTGTGGCCCCTCAGCTCATCGATAGAGCACTGACCAACCCAGAGGCACTCAGCAAGGAAGAGAAGAGAGTCAACCTCCGCAAACTGAAGCTGcaagagatggaggaagagttCTACCAGTTTGTAGACGTGGAGGAGGTAACTAGTAACTTGAAGCTGGTGCCTGAGGTGGTGGACTTTCTCTATCAGTACTGGAAACTGAAACGCAAAGCCAACTTCAACCAGCCGCTTCTCACGCCCAAAAAAGACGAAGAGGAGAGCCTGGCACGGCGCGAGCAAGAGGTGCTGCTGCGCCGCCTGCAGCTCTTCACACACCTCCGACAAGATCTGGAGCGG GTTCGTAACCTGACCTACATGGTGACTCGGAGAGAGAAGATGAAGCGGTCGTTGTGGAAAGTCCAGGAGCAGATCTTCCAGCACCAGGTCCGATTGCTTGACCACGAGCTGCTCAGCG gcgATCCTTCAGCAAAGGATCTGGAAAAGCTGTTCTCTCTGGGCTGGTTATCGTCTCAGGGCTCCCAGTCTAGCTCCTCCTGGAGCCCCTCTGGACTGAAGACCAAacgaaaggaaaaaaggaaaagcagcgAGAGAAAAAGCCTGCCCAACTCACCGCACACTCAAAAGAAAGACAATCTGAGCAAGGCATCGGAGACGAGAGATAGCAAAAGTTCCCAGATCAAAGAGGCCGCAGCCATGGAGGCCAGAATCCAACACATCAGCCAGGAGACACCGTTTAAAAAACTCCCAAAGCCAGAGGTCATTCAGGAACCAGCCGTCAGCAAACTGCCCAAGCATGAGAGCCGGAAAGGCCCGAGAAGGGAGGCTGCGGAGCCCGAACTGGAAGCGAGACGAAAACGGGATATTGAGCATgagcaggaggagaggaggaggaaaaaggggAATGATTCCACAGAAAGCTTCACCAGTCAGGGGAAGAACAGGTTTGGGTTAAAGCATCTGGAGAAAACGGTGTCCATCAGACTGGTAGACATCAGAAACTCTGACTCAGACAACTACTTCATAGATGAAGGGATCAAAAGAAGCCCGGTCTCTCCGGATGTGACGAGCAACACTAAATGTAACAAAGCCAGCACGGTGTCAGACACCGCTCCCAGCGCCAAGACCAACGGCTGGCTGAGGAGAGCCTCGGCCGACAGCTCCCACGCATCTAACGGTCCCGAGGCTGCACAGCTGAGAAGCTGGGGGAAGTTCAGGATCCCAAAGAGGAGCGAGAAACCCGCAAGTATAACGGAGCAAAAGCAGGCGGAGCTACACAAGCCCCTGCTCAGGCCACTGACCAACACGCCCAAGCCGTCGTACCCCAGGACCCGACTGCGCACGGGGACGGAAAACGAGGACTACACGTCTGACTCCAAGGCGGGCGACGGCGAGCTGGAGCCCTGCCTGAAACGATGCCACTCACACCAGCTGAGAGGCGACTCGTCACTCAGCCGCCGCTACGTCTCTGACATCATTCGCCGGGGCGTCCTGGCGTCCTGA
- the jade1 gene encoding protein Jade-1 isoform X2, with protein sequence MPELRRQVTMKRSRHPSSSDDSDNGSNSTCWSQHSSQHRRWTGQKPSEVFRTDLITAMKVHDSYQLNTEDYYVLADPWRQEWEKGVQVPVSPHSIPQPVVRVLSEKGKETMFGRPKKLIRTSGTEVLGYVDIRTLAEGMCRYDLNEEDVAWLQVINEEFTEMAIPPLDEITMERVMEEFERCCHENMTHAMETEEGLGIEYDEDVVCDVCQSPDGEDNNEMVFCDKCNICVHQACYGIQKVPKGSWLCRICALGILPKCQLCPKKGGAMKPTRSGTKWVHVSCALWIPEVSIGNPEKMEPITNVSHIPSNRWALICCLCKEKTGACIQCSAKNCRTSFHVTCGLHANLEMNTILTDDDEVKFKSYCPKHSGLEGDESRDRDSGDEEKESARDKKGRRRVKVLEEEDAASPSSSSCVAPQLIDRALTNPEALSKEEKRVNLRKLKLQEMEEEFYQFVDVEEVTSNLKLVPEVVDFLYQYWKLKRKANFNQPLLTPKKDEEESLARREQEVLLRRLQLFTHLRQDLERVRNLTYMVTRREKMKRSLWKVQEQIFQHQVRLLDHELLSGDPSAKDLEKLFSLGWLSSQGSQSSSSWSPSGLKTKRKEKRKSSERKSLPNSPHTQKKDNLSKASETRDSKSSQIKEAAAMEARIQHISQETPFKKLPKPEVIQEPAVSKLPKHESRKGPRREAAEPELEARRKRDIEHEQEERRRKKGNDSTESFTSQGKNRFGLKHLEKTVSIRLVDIRNSDSDNYFIDEGIKRSPVSPDVTSNTKCNKASTVSDTAPSAKTNGWLRRASADSSHASNGPEAAQLRSWGKFRIPKRSEKPASITEQKQAELHKPLLRPLTNTPKPSYPRTRLRTGTENEDYTSDSKAGDGELEPCLKRCHSHQLRGDSSLSRRYVSDIIRRGVLAS encoded by the exons ATGCCGGAGCTCCGCAGACAGGTGACAATGAAGAGAAGCAGACACCCCAGCAGCAGCGATGACTCGGACAATGGAA GTAATTCCACCTGCTGGTCCCAGCATTCATCGCAGCACAGGAGGTGGACTGGGCAGAAACCCTCTGAG GTTTTCAGGACGGACCTGATCACGGCCATGAAAGTGCACGACTCGTATCAGCTGAACACCGAGGACTACTACGTCCTAGCTGACCCATGGAGGCAGGAGTGGGAGAAGGGCGTCCAGGTCCCCGTCAGCCCCCACTCCATCCCACAGCCTGTTGTGAG GGTGCTGTCCGAGAAAGGAAAGGAGACGATGTTTGGTAGGCCAAAGAAGTTGATCCGGACATCAGGCACAGAAGTGCTCGGCTACGTGGACATCCGCACGCTGGCGGAGGGGATGTGTCGCTACGACCTGAACGAGGAAGATGTGGCCTGGCTGCAGGTCATAAATGAAGAGTTTACAGAGATGG CTATTCCGCCACTGGATGAAATCACCATGGAGCGTGTGATGGAAGAGTTTGAGCGCTGCTGCCACGAAAACATGACGCACGCCATGGAGACCGAGGAGGGGTTAGGCATCGAGTATGACGAGGATGTGGTGTGCGATGTTTGCCAGTCACCTGACGGGGAGGACAACAACGAGATGGTGTTCTGTGACAAGTGCAACATCTGCGTTCACCAG GCGTGTTACGGCATCCAGAAAGTCCCTAAGGGCAGCTGGTTGTGTCGGATCTGTGCCCTCGGCATCCTGCCAAAGTGCCAGTTGTGTCCCAAAAAGGGCGGAGCCATGAAGCCCACCCGAAGTGGAACTAAGTGGGTCCACGTCAGCTGTGCCTTGTGGATTCCAGAG GTGAGCATTGGGAATCCAGAGAAGATGGAGCCGATCACCAATGTGTCCCATATTCCCAGCAACAGATGGGCTCTGATCTGCTGCCTCTGCAAAGAGAAGACTGGCGCATGCATTCAG tgTTCAGCAAAAAATTGCCGGACTTCCTTCCACGTGACGTGCGGCCTCCACGCCAACCTTGAAATGAACACTATCCTCACAGATGACGATGAGGTCAAGTTCAAGTCTTACTGCCCCAAACATTCTGGGCTTGAGGGTGACGAGTCCAGGGACCGCGACTCGGGTGACGAGGAGAAGGAGAGTGCCAGAGACAAGAAGGgcaggaggagagtgaaggtgttAGAGGAGGAAGATGCTGCCTCCCCCTCTTCATCTTCCTGTGTGGCCCCTCAGCTCATCGATAGAGCACTGACCAACCCAGAGGCACTCAGCAAGGAAGAGAAGAGAGTCAACCTCCGCAAACTGAAGCTGcaagagatggaggaagagttCTACCAGTTTGTAGACGTGGAGGAGGTAACTAGTAACTTGAAGCTGGTGCCTGAGGTGGTGGACTTTCTCTATCAGTACTGGAAACTGAAACGCAAAGCCAACTTCAACCAGCCGCTTCTCACGCCCAAAAAAGACGAAGAGGAGAGCCTGGCACGGCGCGAGCAAGAGGTGCTGCTGCGCCGCCTGCAGCTCTTCACACACCTCCGACAAGATCTGGAGCGG GTTCGTAACCTGACCTACATGGTGACTCGGAGAGAGAAGATGAAGCGGTCGTTGTGGAAAGTCCAGGAGCAGATCTTCCAGCACCAGGTCCGATTGCTTGACCACGAGCTGCTCAGCG gcgATCCTTCAGCAAAGGATCTGGAAAAGCTGTTCTCTCTGGGCTGGTTATCGTCTCAGGGCTCCCAGTCTAGCTCCTCCTGGAGCCCCTCTGGACTGAAGACCAAacgaaaggaaaaaaggaaaagcagcgAGAGAAAAAGCCTGCCCAACTCACCGCACACTCAAAAGAAAGACAATCTGAGCAAGGCATCGGAGACGAGAGATAGCAAAAGTTCCCAGATCAAAGAGGCCGCAGCCATGGAGGCCAGAATCCAACACATCAGCCAGGAGACACCGTTTAAAAAACTCCCAAAGCCAGAGGTCATTCAGGAACCAGCCGTCAGCAAACTGCCCAAGCATGAGAGCCGGAAAGGCCCGAGAAGGGAGGCTGCGGAGCCCGAACTGGAAGCGAGACGAAAACGGGATATTGAGCATgagcaggaggagaggaggaggaaaaaggggAATGATTCCACAGAAAGCTTCACCAGTCAGGGGAAGAACAGGTTTGGGTTAAAGCATCTGGAGAAAACGGTGTCCATCAGACTGGTAGACATCAGAAACTCTGACTCAGACAACTACTTCATAGATGAAGGGATCAAAAGAAGCCCGGTCTCTCCGGATGTGACGAGCAACACTAAATGTAACAAAGCCAGCACGGTGTCAGACACCGCTCCCAGCGCCAAGACCAACGGCTGGCTGAGGAGAGCCTCGGCCGACAGCTCCCACGCATCTAACGGTCCCGAGGCTGCACAGCTGAGAAGCTGGGGGAAGTTCAGGATCCCAAAGAGGAGCGAGAAACCCGCAAGTATAACGGAGCAAAAGCAGGCGGAGCTACACAAGCCCCTGCTCAGGCCACTGACCAACACGCCCAAGCCGTCGTACCCCAGGACCCGACTGCGCACGGGGACGGAAAACGAGGACTACACGTCTGACTCCAAGGCGGGCGACGGCGAGCTGGAGCCCTGCCTGAAACGATGCCACTCACACCAGCTGAGAGGCGACTCGTCACTCAGCCGCCGCTACGTCTCTGACATCATTCGCCGGGGCGTCCTGGCGTCCTGA